One segment of Streptomyces sp. NBC_00576 DNA contains the following:
- a CDS encoding nicotinamidase, which translates to MRRALIVVDVQNDFCEGGSLAVAGGADVAAAITELIGQAPAGYRHVVATRDHHIAPGGHFASNPDFERSWPAHCVAGTEGVGFHPNFAPVVASGAIDAVFDKGAYAAAYSGFEGADENGVTLADWLRAREIDEVDVVGIATDHCVRATALDAAREGFRTQVLLDLTAGVAEGTTERALEELRAAGVELSGKPVV; encoded by the coding sequence ATGCGCCGCGCCCTGATCGTCGTAGACGTGCAGAACGACTTCTGCGAAGGAGGCAGTCTCGCGGTGGCCGGGGGTGCCGACGTCGCCGCCGCGATCACCGAGCTGATCGGGCAGGCCCCCGCCGGATACCGCCACGTCGTGGCGACCCGCGACCACCACATCGCCCCCGGCGGCCACTTCGCCTCCAACCCCGACTTCGAGCGCTCCTGGCCCGCGCACTGCGTGGCCGGCACGGAGGGTGTCGGCTTCCACCCGAACTTCGCGCCGGTGGTCGCCTCCGGCGCGATCGACGCCGTCTTCGACAAGGGTGCGTACGCGGCGGCCTACAGCGGCTTCGAGGGCGCCGACGAGAACGGCGTCACGCTGGCCGACTGGCTGCGGGCCCGCGAGATCGACGAGGTGGACGTGGTCGGCATCGCGACCGACCACTGCGTCAGGGCCACCGCCCTGGACGCGGCCCGCGAGGGCTTCCGCACCCAGGTCCTGCTCGACCTCACCGCCGGGGTGGCCGAGGGGACGACGGAACGGGCACTGGAGGAGCTGCGGGCGGCGGGCGTGGAGCTGTCCGGGAAGCCGGTGGTGTAA